A single genomic interval of Xyrauchen texanus isolate HMW12.3.18 chromosome 8, RBS_HiC_50CHRs, whole genome shotgun sequence harbors:
- the LOC127648044 gene encoding ELAV-like protein 3 isoform X6 produces the protein MVTIISTMETQVSNGPSGTSLPNGPVISTNGATDDSKTNLIVNYLPQNMTQEEFKSLFGSIGEIESCKLVRDKITGQSLGYGFVNYVDPNDADKAINTLNGLKLQTKTIKVSYARPSSASIRDANLYVSGLPKTMSQKDMEQLFSQYGRIITSRILVDQVTAGISRGVGFIRFDKRNEAEEAIKGLNGQKPLGAAEPITVKFANNPSQKTGQALLTQLYQTAARRYTGPLHHQTQRFRFSPITIDSMTSLAGVNLTGPTGAGWCIFVYNLSPEADESVLWQLFGPFGAVTNVKVIRDFTTNKCKGFGFVTMTNYDEAAMAIASLNGYRLGDRVLQVSFKTSKQHKA, from the exons ATGGTTACT ATAATTAGCACCATGGAAACTCAGGTGTCCAATGGTCCAAGCGGAACCAGCCTGCCCAACGGCCCCGTCATTAGCACTAATGGCGCTACAGATGACAGCAAAACCAACCTGATCGTCAACTACCTGCCTCAGAACATGACCCAGGAAGAGTTCAAGAGCTTGTTTGGCAGCATTGGAGAGATTGAGTCCTGCAAATTAGTCAGAGACAAGATCACAG GTCAGAGTTTGGGCTATGGCTTTGTAAACTACGTGGATCCCAATGATGCCGACAAGGCCATCAACACACTCAATGGTCTTAAACTGCAGACCAAAACAATCAAG GTGTCTTATGCCAGACCCAGCTCAGCTTCCATTCGCGATGCCAACCTGTACGTGAGTGGGCTGCCCAAAACTATGAGTCAGAAAGACATGGAGCAGTTGTTTTCTCAGTATGGACGGATCATCACCTCACGCATCCTGGTTGACCAGGTCACAG CAGGTATATCGCGTGGAGTTGGTTTCATCCGGTTCGATAAAAGAAACGAGGCTGAGGAAGCTATCAAAGGCCTCAATGGTCAAAAGCCTCTTGGAGCTGCCGAACCCATCACAGTCAAGTTCGCCAACAACCCCAGTCAGAAGACGGGACAAGCCCTGCTCACCCAGCTCTATCAGACAGCCGCCCGCCGCTACACTGGCCCTCTGCACCACCAGACACAGCGCTTCAG ATTCTCCCCAATAACCATTGACAGCATGACCAGTCTAGCCGGAGTCAACCTGACCGGTCCTACCGGAGCCGGCTGGTGCATCTTCGTCTACAACTTGTCCCCAGAAGCTGACGAAAGTGTCCTGTGGCAGCTCTTCGGGCCATTTGGCGCCGTCACAAATGTCAAAGTCATCCGTGACTTCACCACCAACAAATGTAAGGGCTTTGGCTTTGTCACCATGACCAACTACGACGAGGCAGCCATGGCTATCGCCAGCCTGAACGGCTATCGCCTAGGTGACCGCGTGCTGCAGGTCTCCTTCAAGACCAGCAAACAGCACAAGGCTTGA
- the LOC127648044 gene encoding ELAV-like protein 3 isoform X5 has product MVTIISTMETQVSNGPSGTSLPNGPVISTNGATDDSKTNLIVNYLPQNMTQEEFKSLFGSIGEIESCKLVRDKITGQSLGYGFVNYVDPNDADKAINTLNGLKLQTKTIKVSYARPSSASIRDANLYVSGLPKTMSQKDMEQLFSQYGRIITSRILVDQVTAGISRGVGFIRFDKRNEAEEAIKGLNGQKPLGAAEPITVKFANNPSQKTGQALLTQLYQTAARRYTGPLHHQTQRFSSPPFLPRFSPITIDSMTSLAGVNLTGPTGAGWCIFVYNLSPEADESVLWQLFGPFGAVTNVKVIRDFTTNKCKGFGFVTMTNYDEAAMAIASLNGYRLGDRVLQVSFKTSKQHKA; this is encoded by the exons ATGGTTACT ATAATTAGCACCATGGAAACTCAGGTGTCCAATGGTCCAAGCGGAACCAGCCTGCCCAACGGCCCCGTCATTAGCACTAATGGCGCTACAGATGACAGCAAAACCAACCTGATCGTCAACTACCTGCCTCAGAACATGACCCAGGAAGAGTTCAAGAGCTTGTTTGGCAGCATTGGAGAGATTGAGTCCTGCAAATTAGTCAGAGACAAGATCACAG GTCAGAGTTTGGGCTATGGCTTTGTAAACTACGTGGATCCCAATGATGCCGACAAGGCCATCAACACACTCAATGGTCTTAAACTGCAGACCAAAACAATCAAG GTGTCTTATGCCAGACCCAGCTCAGCTTCCATTCGCGATGCCAACCTGTACGTGAGTGGGCTGCCCAAAACTATGAGTCAGAAAGACATGGAGCAGTTGTTTTCTCAGTATGGACGGATCATCACCTCACGCATCCTGGTTGACCAGGTCACAG CAGGTATATCGCGTGGAGTTGGTTTCATCCGGTTCGATAAAAGAAACGAGGCTGAGGAAGCTATCAAAGGCCTCAATGGTCAAAAGCCTCTTGGAGCTGCCGAACCCATCACAGTCAAGTTCGCCAACAACCCCAGTCAGAAGACGGGACAAGCCCTGCTCACCCAGCTCTATCAGACAGCCGCCCGCCGCTACACTGGCCCTCTGCACCACCAGACACAGCGCTTCAG CTCTCCTCCTTTCTTACCCAGATTCTCCCCAATAACCATTGACAGCATGACCAGTCTAGCCGGAGTCAACCTGACCGGTCCTACCGGAGCCGGCTGGTGCATCTTCGTCTACAACTTGTCCCCAGAAGCTGACGAAAGTGTCCTGTGGCAGCTCTTCGGGCCATTTGGCGCCGTCACAAATGTCAAAGTCATCCGTGACTTCACCACCAACAAATGTAAGGGCTTTGGCTTTGTCACCATGACCAACTACGACGAGGCAGCCATGGCTATCGCCAGCCTGAACGGCTATCGCCTAGGTGACCGCGTGCTGCAGGTCTCCTTCAAGACCAGCAAACAGCACAAGGCTTGA
- the LOC127648044 gene encoding ELAV-like protein 3 isoform X4: MVTIISTMETQVSNGPSGTSLPNGPVISTNGATDDSKTNLIVNYLPQNMTQEEFKSLFGSIGEIESCKLVRDKITGQSLGYGFVNYVDPNDADKAINTLNGLKLQTKTIKVSYARPSSASIRDANLYVSGLPKTMSQKDMEQLFSQYGRIITSRILVDQVTGISRGVGFIRFDKRNEAEEAIKGLNGQKPLGAAEPITVKFANNPSQKTGQALLTQLYQTAARRYTGPLHHQTQRFRLDNLLNASYGVKRFSPITIDSMTSLAGVNLTGPTGAGWCIFVYNLSPEADESVLWQLFGPFGAVTNVKVIRDFTTNKCKGFGFVTMTNYDEAAMAIASLNGYRLGDRVLQVSFKTSKQHKA, encoded by the exons ATGGTTACT ATAATTAGCACCATGGAAACTCAGGTGTCCAATGGTCCAAGCGGAACCAGCCTGCCCAACGGCCCCGTCATTAGCACTAATGGCGCTACAGATGACAGCAAAACCAACCTGATCGTCAACTACCTGCCTCAGAACATGACCCAGGAAGAGTTCAAGAGCTTGTTTGGCAGCATTGGAGAGATTGAGTCCTGCAAATTAGTCAGAGACAAGATCACAG GTCAGAGTTTGGGCTATGGCTTTGTAAACTACGTGGATCCCAATGATGCCGACAAGGCCATCAACACACTCAATGGTCTTAAACTGCAGACCAAAACAATCAAG GTGTCTTATGCCAGACCCAGCTCAGCTTCCATTCGCGATGCCAACCTGTACGTGAGTGGGCTGCCCAAAACTATGAGTCAGAAAGACATGGAGCAGTTGTTTTCTCAGTATGGACGGATCATCACCTCACGCATCCTGGTTGACCAGGTCACAG GTATATCGCGTGGAGTTGGTTTCATCCGGTTCGATAAAAGAAACGAGGCTGAGGAAGCTATCAAAGGCCTCAATGGTCAAAAGCCTCTTGGAGCTGCCGAACCCATCACAGTCAAGTTCGCCAACAACCCCAGTCAGAAGACGGGACAAGCCCTGCTCACCCAGCTCTATCAGACAGCCGCCCGCCGCTACACTGGCCCTCTGCACCACCAGACACAGCGCTTCAG ACTCGACAATTTACTAAACGCCAGCTACGGAGTCAAGAG ATTCTCCCCAATAACCATTGACAGCATGACCAGTCTAGCCGGAGTCAACCTGACCGGTCCTACCGGAGCCGGCTGGTGCATCTTCGTCTACAACTTGTCCCCAGAAGCTGACGAAAGTGTCCTGTGGCAGCTCTTCGGGCCATTTGGCGCCGTCACAAATGTCAAAGTCATCCGTGACTTCACCACCAACAAATGTAAGGGCTTTGGCTTTGTCACCATGACCAACTACGACGAGGCAGCCATGGCTATCGCCAGCCTGAACGGCTATCGCCTAGGTGACCGCGTGCTGCAGGTCTCCTTCAAGACCAGCAAACAGCACAAGGCTTGA
- the LOC127648044 gene encoding ELAV-like protein 3 isoform X3 has protein sequence MVTIISTMETQVSNGPSGTSLPNGPVISTNGATDDSKTNLIVNYLPQNMTQEEFKSLFGSIGEIESCKLVRDKITGQSLGYGFVNYVDPNDADKAINTLNGLKLQTKTIKVSYARPSSASIRDANLYVSGLPKTMSQKDMEQLFSQYGRIITSRILVDQVTAGISRGVGFIRFDKRNEAEEAIKGLNGQKPLGAAEPITVKFANNPSQKTGQALLTQLYQTAARRYTGPLHHQTQRFRLDNLLNASYGVKRFSPITIDSMTSLAGVNLTGPTGAGWCIFVYNLSPEADESVLWQLFGPFGAVTNVKVIRDFTTNKCKGFGFVTMTNYDEAAMAIASLNGYRLGDRVLQVSFKTSKQHKA, from the exons ATGGTTACT ATAATTAGCACCATGGAAACTCAGGTGTCCAATGGTCCAAGCGGAACCAGCCTGCCCAACGGCCCCGTCATTAGCACTAATGGCGCTACAGATGACAGCAAAACCAACCTGATCGTCAACTACCTGCCTCAGAACATGACCCAGGAAGAGTTCAAGAGCTTGTTTGGCAGCATTGGAGAGATTGAGTCCTGCAAATTAGTCAGAGACAAGATCACAG GTCAGAGTTTGGGCTATGGCTTTGTAAACTACGTGGATCCCAATGATGCCGACAAGGCCATCAACACACTCAATGGTCTTAAACTGCAGACCAAAACAATCAAG GTGTCTTATGCCAGACCCAGCTCAGCTTCCATTCGCGATGCCAACCTGTACGTGAGTGGGCTGCCCAAAACTATGAGTCAGAAAGACATGGAGCAGTTGTTTTCTCAGTATGGACGGATCATCACCTCACGCATCCTGGTTGACCAGGTCACAG CAGGTATATCGCGTGGAGTTGGTTTCATCCGGTTCGATAAAAGAAACGAGGCTGAGGAAGCTATCAAAGGCCTCAATGGTCAAAAGCCTCTTGGAGCTGCCGAACCCATCACAGTCAAGTTCGCCAACAACCCCAGTCAGAAGACGGGACAAGCCCTGCTCACCCAGCTCTATCAGACAGCCGCCCGCCGCTACACTGGCCCTCTGCACCACCAGACACAGCGCTTCAG ACTCGACAATTTACTAAACGCCAGCTACGGAGTCAAGAG ATTCTCCCCAATAACCATTGACAGCATGACCAGTCTAGCCGGAGTCAACCTGACCGGTCCTACCGGAGCCGGCTGGTGCATCTTCGTCTACAACTTGTCCCCAGAAGCTGACGAAAGTGTCCTGTGGCAGCTCTTCGGGCCATTTGGCGCCGTCACAAATGTCAAAGTCATCCGTGACTTCACCACCAACAAATGTAAGGGCTTTGGCTTTGTCACCATGACCAACTACGACGAGGCAGCCATGGCTATCGCCAGCCTGAACGGCTATCGCCTAGGTGACCGCGTGCTGCAGGTCTCCTTCAAGACCAGCAAACAGCACAAGGCTTGA
- the LOC127648044 gene encoding ELAV-like protein 3 isoform X7: MVTIISTMETQVSNGPSGTSLPNGPVISTNGATDDSKTNLIVNYLPQNMTQEEFKSLFGSIGEIESCKLVRDKITGQSLGYGFVNYVDPNDADKAINTLNGLKLQTKTIKVSYARPSSASIRDANLYVSGLPKTMSQKDMEQLFSQYGRIITSRILVDQVTGISRGVGFIRFDKRNEAEEAIKGLNGQKPLGAAEPITVKFANNPSQKTGQALLTQLYQTAARRYTGPLHHQTQRFRFSPITIDSMTSLAGVNLTGPTGAGWCIFVYNLSPEADESVLWQLFGPFGAVTNVKVIRDFTTNKCKGFGFVTMTNYDEAAMAIASLNGYRLGDRVLQVSFKTSKQHKA, encoded by the exons ATGGTTACT ATAATTAGCACCATGGAAACTCAGGTGTCCAATGGTCCAAGCGGAACCAGCCTGCCCAACGGCCCCGTCATTAGCACTAATGGCGCTACAGATGACAGCAAAACCAACCTGATCGTCAACTACCTGCCTCAGAACATGACCCAGGAAGAGTTCAAGAGCTTGTTTGGCAGCATTGGAGAGATTGAGTCCTGCAAATTAGTCAGAGACAAGATCACAG GTCAGAGTTTGGGCTATGGCTTTGTAAACTACGTGGATCCCAATGATGCCGACAAGGCCATCAACACACTCAATGGTCTTAAACTGCAGACCAAAACAATCAAG GTGTCTTATGCCAGACCCAGCTCAGCTTCCATTCGCGATGCCAACCTGTACGTGAGTGGGCTGCCCAAAACTATGAGTCAGAAAGACATGGAGCAGTTGTTTTCTCAGTATGGACGGATCATCACCTCACGCATCCTGGTTGACCAGGTCACAG GTATATCGCGTGGAGTTGGTTTCATCCGGTTCGATAAAAGAAACGAGGCTGAGGAAGCTATCAAAGGCCTCAATGGTCAAAAGCCTCTTGGAGCTGCCGAACCCATCACAGTCAAGTTCGCCAACAACCCCAGTCAGAAGACGGGACAAGCCCTGCTCACCCAGCTCTATCAGACAGCCGCCCGCCGCTACACTGGCCCTCTGCACCACCAGACACAGCGCTTCAG ATTCTCCCCAATAACCATTGACAGCATGACCAGTCTAGCCGGAGTCAACCTGACCGGTCCTACCGGAGCCGGCTGGTGCATCTTCGTCTACAACTTGTCCCCAGAAGCTGACGAAAGTGTCCTGTGGCAGCTCTTCGGGCCATTTGGCGCCGTCACAAATGTCAAAGTCATCCGTGACTTCACCACCAACAAATGTAAGGGCTTTGGCTTTGTCACCATGACCAACTACGACGAGGCAGCCATGGCTATCGCCAGCCTGAACGGCTATCGCCTAGGTGACCGCGTGCTGCAGGTCTCCTTCAAGACCAGCAAACAGCACAAGGCTTGA
- the LOC127648044 gene encoding ELAV-like protein 3 isoform X2 — MVTIISTMETQVSNGPSGTSLPNGPVISTNGATDDSKTNLIVNYLPQNMTQEEFKSLFGSIGEIESCKLVRDKITGQSLGYGFVNYVDPNDADKAINTLNGLKLQTKTIKVSYARPSSASIRDANLYVSGLPKTMSQKDMEQLFSQYGRIITSRILVDQVTGISRGVGFIRFDKRNEAEEAIKGLNGQKPLGAAEPITVKFANNPSQKTGQALLTQLYQTAARRYTGPLHHQTQRFRLDNLLNASYGVKSSPPFLPRFSPITIDSMTSLAGVNLTGPTGAGWCIFVYNLSPEADESVLWQLFGPFGAVTNVKVIRDFTTNKCKGFGFVTMTNYDEAAMAIASLNGYRLGDRVLQVSFKTSKQHKA, encoded by the exons ATGGTTACT ATAATTAGCACCATGGAAACTCAGGTGTCCAATGGTCCAAGCGGAACCAGCCTGCCCAACGGCCCCGTCATTAGCACTAATGGCGCTACAGATGACAGCAAAACCAACCTGATCGTCAACTACCTGCCTCAGAACATGACCCAGGAAGAGTTCAAGAGCTTGTTTGGCAGCATTGGAGAGATTGAGTCCTGCAAATTAGTCAGAGACAAGATCACAG GTCAGAGTTTGGGCTATGGCTTTGTAAACTACGTGGATCCCAATGATGCCGACAAGGCCATCAACACACTCAATGGTCTTAAACTGCAGACCAAAACAATCAAG GTGTCTTATGCCAGACCCAGCTCAGCTTCCATTCGCGATGCCAACCTGTACGTGAGTGGGCTGCCCAAAACTATGAGTCAGAAAGACATGGAGCAGTTGTTTTCTCAGTATGGACGGATCATCACCTCACGCATCCTGGTTGACCAGGTCACAG GTATATCGCGTGGAGTTGGTTTCATCCGGTTCGATAAAAGAAACGAGGCTGAGGAAGCTATCAAAGGCCTCAATGGTCAAAAGCCTCTTGGAGCTGCCGAACCCATCACAGTCAAGTTCGCCAACAACCCCAGTCAGAAGACGGGACAAGCCCTGCTCACCCAGCTCTATCAGACAGCCGCCCGCCGCTACACTGGCCCTCTGCACCACCAGACACAGCGCTTCAG ACTCGACAATTTACTAAACGCCAGCTACGGAGTCAAGAG CTCTCCTCCTTTCTTACCCAGATTCTCCCCAATAACCATTGACAGCATGACCAGTCTAGCCGGAGTCAACCTGACCGGTCCTACCGGAGCCGGCTGGTGCATCTTCGTCTACAACTTGTCCCCAGAAGCTGACGAAAGTGTCCTGTGGCAGCTCTTCGGGCCATTTGGCGCCGTCACAAATGTCAAAGTCATCCGTGACTTCACCACCAACAAATGTAAGGGCTTTGGCTTTGTCACCATGACCAACTACGACGAGGCAGCCATGGCTATCGCCAGCCTGAACGGCTATCGCCTAGGTGACCGCGTGCTGCAGGTCTCCTTCAAGACCAGCAAACAGCACAAGGCTTGA
- the LOC127648044 gene encoding ELAV-like protein 3 isoform X1, giving the protein MVTIISTMETQVSNGPSGTSLPNGPVISTNGATDDSKTNLIVNYLPQNMTQEEFKSLFGSIGEIESCKLVRDKITGQSLGYGFVNYVDPNDADKAINTLNGLKLQTKTIKVSYARPSSASIRDANLYVSGLPKTMSQKDMEQLFSQYGRIITSRILVDQVTAGISRGVGFIRFDKRNEAEEAIKGLNGQKPLGAAEPITVKFANNPSQKTGQALLTQLYQTAARRYTGPLHHQTQRFRLDNLLNASYGVKSSPPFLPRFSPITIDSMTSLAGVNLTGPTGAGWCIFVYNLSPEADESVLWQLFGPFGAVTNVKVIRDFTTNKCKGFGFVTMTNYDEAAMAIASLNGYRLGDRVLQVSFKTSKQHKA; this is encoded by the exons ATGGTTACT ATAATTAGCACCATGGAAACTCAGGTGTCCAATGGTCCAAGCGGAACCAGCCTGCCCAACGGCCCCGTCATTAGCACTAATGGCGCTACAGATGACAGCAAAACCAACCTGATCGTCAACTACCTGCCTCAGAACATGACCCAGGAAGAGTTCAAGAGCTTGTTTGGCAGCATTGGAGAGATTGAGTCCTGCAAATTAGTCAGAGACAAGATCACAG GTCAGAGTTTGGGCTATGGCTTTGTAAACTACGTGGATCCCAATGATGCCGACAAGGCCATCAACACACTCAATGGTCTTAAACTGCAGACCAAAACAATCAAG GTGTCTTATGCCAGACCCAGCTCAGCTTCCATTCGCGATGCCAACCTGTACGTGAGTGGGCTGCCCAAAACTATGAGTCAGAAAGACATGGAGCAGTTGTTTTCTCAGTATGGACGGATCATCACCTCACGCATCCTGGTTGACCAGGTCACAG CAGGTATATCGCGTGGAGTTGGTTTCATCCGGTTCGATAAAAGAAACGAGGCTGAGGAAGCTATCAAAGGCCTCAATGGTCAAAAGCCTCTTGGAGCTGCCGAACCCATCACAGTCAAGTTCGCCAACAACCCCAGTCAGAAGACGGGACAAGCCCTGCTCACCCAGCTCTATCAGACAGCCGCCCGCCGCTACACTGGCCCTCTGCACCACCAGACACAGCGCTTCAG ACTCGACAATTTACTAAACGCCAGCTACGGAGTCAAGAG CTCTCCTCCTTTCTTACCCAGATTCTCCCCAATAACCATTGACAGCATGACCAGTCTAGCCGGAGTCAACCTGACCGGTCCTACCGGAGCCGGCTGGTGCATCTTCGTCTACAACTTGTCCCCAGAAGCTGACGAAAGTGTCCTGTGGCAGCTCTTCGGGCCATTTGGCGCCGTCACAAATGTCAAAGTCATCCGTGACTTCACCACCAACAAATGTAAGGGCTTTGGCTTTGTCACCATGACCAACTACGACGAGGCAGCCATGGCTATCGCCAGCCTGAACGGCTATCGCCTAGGTGACCGCGTGCTGCAGGTCTCCTTCAAGACCAGCAAACAGCACAAGGCTTGA